From a region of the Sminthopsis crassicaudata isolate SCR6 chromosome 6, ASM4859323v1, whole genome shotgun sequence genome:
- the LOC141546480 gene encoding olfactory receptor 5P3-like, translated as MSVNNCTAVTEFIILGLTDDPVLRVILFVIFLGVYIVTLVGNLSIIILIRKSSQLHTPMYLFLSHLAFVDSAYSSTVTPVMLNNFLVDKTIIPLEGCMSQVFFGATFGTAEYFLLAVMAYDRYMAICNPLLYSINMSPKVCTLLLIISYLGSCINSWAFTGCLLIRSFCGPNKINHFLCDYSPLLKLSYSEDNLAEILPSASAGSVMVITVLTIIISYVYILFSVLKISSTEGRSKAFSTCTSHLTAVTLFYGTTTFIYVMPKSSYSTDQNKVVSVFYIVMIPMLNPLIYSLRNNEVKGALRKLINKKYPFS; from the coding sequence ATGTCTGTTAATAATTGCACTGCTGTGACTGAATTCATTATTTTGGGGTTAACAGATGATCCAGTTCTTCGTGTCATCCTCTTTGTGATATTCCTAGGTGTCTACATTGTCACCTTAGTTGGTAATCTTAGTATAATCATATTGATCAGAAAGAGCTCCCAACTTCACACTCCAATGTATCTTTTCCTTAGTCACTTGGCTTTTGTGGATTCTGCATATTCCTCAACTGTTACACCTGTTATGCTCAATAACTTCCTTGTGGACAAAACCATAATCCCTTTGGAAGGTTGTATGTCCCAGGTGTTCTTTGGAGCCACCTTTGGGACAGCTGAATATTTCCTATTGGCTGTGATGGCCTATGATCGGTATATGGCCATCTGTAACCCCCTACTCTACTCCATCAACATGTCTCCTAAGGTCTGTACTCTGTTACTCATCATATCCTACCTGGGTAGTTGTATAAATAGTTGGGCCTTCACTGGTTGCTTATTGATTCGGTCCTTCTGTGGACCTAATAAGATTAATCATTTTCTCTGTGATTATTCACCACTTTTGAAGCTTTCCTACTCAGAGGATAATCTTGCTGAAATTCTTCCTTCTGCCTCTGCTGGGTCTGTAATGGTGATCACAGTGCTAACAATCATAATCTCTTATGTATACATCCTCTTCTCTGTCCTAAAAATAAGTTCCACTGAGGGGAGATCTAAAGCTTTCTCGACTTGCACCTCCCACCTTACAGCAGTCACTCTTTTTTATGGAACCACTACATTCATTTATGTGATGCCTAAGTCCAGCTACTCAACAGATCAGAATAAAGTGGTGTCTGTTTTCTACATTGTAATGATTCCCATGTTGAACCCCTTGATCTACAGTCTTAGGAACAATGAAGTTAAAGGAGCACTGagaaaactgataaataaaaagtatcCTTTTTCATGA